One Novosphingobium sp. G106 DNA segment encodes these proteins:
- a CDS encoding TonB-dependent receptor → MTKYAFAAGFAVVAISSPGVSLAQGANAEVDAQGGEIVVTAQRREEKLRDVPISVTALSGKAIEQSGVSNGLSLGQITPGLNFQGNGSTIQPAIRGVTSTGSNPGDAANVAIYVDGVYQPVQFSNFLELVDIQSIEVLKGPQGTLFGRNATGGAITVATRKPSFNTTATVKLSYARYNEVNAQAFVSGGLSDKVAVSLAANYRTDDGFRRDLITNAKLAKTQIFSTRGKALFQISDDFSALFSADYTDSKDNTTFAGQPLAGNTATASSPGVVLATRPNTAALNLVPVLNVEGGGGSMRLEWAKSGVTVSSLTAYRHYTSLQQPDSDVSNIPLSLSRLDYKTDTWSQEFNLASAGDGPLSWIGGLFLFDDKQKLILQSFTGAASTRVLLNDVKTHTESAALFGEINYAVTDRLTLIGGLRYSIDRIDYVGANNGAVPVSPPAKTFRSLTPRASIRYELAPRTNVYFTYSKGYKAGVFGTSTPSPTIPPVNPEKIDAYEMGIKGDAGILSYSAAAYRYDYKDLQFQAFGATSLQSVLQNAATARINGAELNASITPFSGFSISGGLSYVDAKYSKFVGAQAFIPRAGGGNDSLKIDASGNRVIRTPEWSGNVGATLEVPIGDSKLRFSGNAFFSGTVYYDVSNRTRQKPYDVINASAAFVLPGDQLELEVFGTNLTDSKYFTSLLVSGLADNVNFARPATYGARLTYRY, encoded by the coding sequence ATGACAAAATATGCATTCGCGGCTGGATTTGCAGTTGTTGCAATCTCATCGCCCGGGGTCTCGCTCGCGCAGGGCGCAAATGCCGAGGTCGATGCACAGGGCGGTGAGATCGTGGTCACAGCGCAACGCCGGGAGGAAAAGCTCCGTGACGTGCCAATTTCCGTAACCGCACTGAGCGGGAAAGCCATTGAACAGTCGGGCGTATCGAATGGCCTCAGTCTCGGCCAGATCACACCCGGCCTGAATTTTCAGGGCAACGGCTCGACCATTCAGCCGGCAATACGCGGCGTCACGTCGACGGGCTCCAACCCCGGCGACGCTGCCAACGTCGCCATTTATGTCGACGGTGTCTATCAGCCGGTGCAGTTCTCCAATTTCCTCGAGCTAGTCGATATCCAGTCAATCGAGGTGCTGAAGGGCCCCCAGGGAACCTTGTTCGGGCGCAACGCGACGGGCGGGGCCATTACTGTGGCGACGCGCAAGCCGAGCTTCAATACGACTGCCACGGTCAAGTTGAGCTACGCCCGCTACAATGAGGTCAATGCGCAGGCATTCGTGTCCGGAGGGTTGTCCGACAAGGTGGCAGTCAGCCTCGCCGCGAATTACCGAACCGACGATGGATTTAGGCGTGACCTGATTACCAATGCGAAGCTGGCAAAGACGCAGATCTTCTCGACCAGAGGCAAGGCGCTCTTCCAGATATCGGACGACTTTTCCGCCCTGTTTTCGGCCGATTACACGGATAGCAAGGACAATACGACTTTCGCCGGCCAACCGCTTGCCGGGAACACTGCGACCGCCTCGTCACCGGGCGTGGTTCTTGCGACGCGGCCGAACACGGCGGCGCTCAACCTCGTGCCGGTATTGAACGTCGAGGGCGGCGGCGGTTCGATGCGGCTTGAATGGGCAAAATCGGGTGTTACCGTCAGTTCGCTCACCGCCTATCGCCACTATACTTCTCTGCAACAGCCCGATTCGGACGTCAGCAACATTCCACTTTCTCTTTCCCGGCTTGATTACAAGACCGATACCTGGAGCCAGGAATTCAATCTGGCCTCGGCTGGAGACGGGCCTTTAAGTTGGATCGGCGGGTTATTCCTGTTCGACGACAAGCAAAAGCTCATTCTCCAGTCCTTCACCGGTGCCGCTTCGACGCGGGTACTGCTCAACGACGTCAAAACCCACACCGAGTCCGCCGCGCTGTTCGGAGAGATTAACTACGCGGTCACTGATCGGCTCACCCTTATCGGGGGGCTGCGCTATAGCATCGACAGGATCGACTACGTAGGCGCTAACAATGGCGCGGTGCCGGTATCTCCCCCCGCAAAGACATTCCGGAGTCTCACCCCGCGAGCCTCTATCCGCTATGAACTCGCACCGCGTACCAATGTCTACTTCACCTATTCGAAAGGATACAAGGCCGGGGTATTCGGAACGTCCACCCCTTCGCCCACGATTCCGCCGGTCAATCCCGAGAAAATCGATGCTTACGAAATGGGTATCAAGGGCGACGCCGGAATCCTCTCATACAGTGCGGCCGCCTATCGCTACGACTACAAGGATCTTCAGTTCCAAGCCTTCGGCGCAACCAGCCTCCAATCCGTATTGCAGAATGCGGCGACAGCCAGGATCAACGGCGCCGAATTGAATGCTTCGATTACGCCGTTCTCGGGCTTCAGCATCAGTGGCGGGTTGTCGTATGTCGATGCGAAGTACAGCAAATTCGTCGGTGCACAGGCCTTCATTCCACGCGCGGGCGGGGGAAACGACAGTCTCAAGATCGATGCGTCAGGCAACCGGGTGATTCGCACGCCCGAATGGTCCGGCAACGTTGGTGCAACGCTGGAAGTGCCGATAGGCGACAGCAAACTCCGTTTTTCGGGGAACGCTTTCTTCTCCGGAACGGTATATTACGACGTTTCGAACCGAACGCGCCAAAAGCCGTACGATGTAATCAATGCAAGCGCGGCTTTTGTACTGCCGGGCGATCAGCTCGAACTGGAAGTGTTCGGCACAAACCTGACAGATTCCAAGTACTTCACATCGTTACTGGTTTCGGGTCTGGCCGACAATGTCAATTTCGCGAGGCCCGCGACCTACGGTGCACGACTAACGTATCGCTACTGA
- a CDS encoding SRPBCC family protein — MGTELNNVDLGRVPHAVTEVDRIPAKRYYDREFYDLEVGNLWPRVWQMACRLEEIPEVGDYTVYRNLDQSIIVVRTAPDTIKAYHNHCRHRGVELVNKSGRAAGGFICPFHGWRWDKEGNNTFVFQPDAFSEQNMCKDDLALRHVKADTWGGCAWINLDEYAPPLLESLGEFGPQMDLYKVDELKVEWWYSAHLPVNWKLAMEAFMEGYHVASTHPQLLPPGATSRPGEALWLKLPEEARLGSRWLTMSPAMPDEIEPSDFIDTYIEKMTELHVGMAGMVSQEEIAVAERLRDVDLPRNPHLAMTTWRKLYNQALTDDYRERGMEIGNLDEIDAAGMASGVNFCFPHFFLLPVHGVASSYRIRPLGPEECLFELWSLKRYPKDEKRPVPVAPTPKPHDDPQWPEIPLQDYANLPRQQRGLHTGGFEFMRLSKESEGLISNYQRLIDGYIAGVPSDKLAHAAMNVSGGIDREVLDLGF; from the coding sequence GTGGGAACCGAATTGAATAACGTCGACCTCGGTAGGGTCCCCCACGCGGTGACCGAAGTGGATCGCATCCCCGCCAAGCGGTATTACGACCGAGAATTCTACGATCTTGAAGTCGGGAACCTGTGGCCTCGGGTATGGCAGATGGCGTGCCGACTGGAAGAAATCCCTGAAGTGGGTGATTACACGGTCTATCGCAATCTTGACCAATCGATCATCGTGGTTCGAACCGCGCCTGACACGATCAAAGCCTATCATAACCACTGCCGACACCGGGGTGTCGAACTCGTGAACAAGTCAGGTCGGGCCGCGGGCGGTTTCATTTGCCCGTTTCATGGCTGGCGCTGGGACAAGGAAGGGAACAATACCTTTGTCTTTCAGCCCGACGCGTTTTCGGAGCAGAACATGTGCAAGGACGACCTTGCACTCCGGCATGTGAAGGCGGACACCTGGGGTGGGTGTGCATGGATCAATCTGGATGAATATGCGCCGCCGCTACTCGAATCGCTGGGCGAGTTCGGTCCCCAGATGGATCTTTACAAAGTCGACGAACTGAAGGTGGAGTGGTGGTATTCGGCCCATCTTCCAGTGAACTGGAAGCTCGCGATGGAGGCTTTCATGGAAGGCTATCACGTCGCCAGCACGCACCCGCAACTCCTGCCGCCCGGTGCGACCAGCCGGCCAGGCGAGGCTCTTTGGCTCAAGCTTCCCGAGGAGGCACGCTTAGGATCGCGCTGGTTGACCATGTCCCCTGCCATGCCGGACGAGATCGAACCGAGCGATTTCATCGATACCTACATCGAGAAGATGACCGAACTTCATGTGGGCATGGCTGGCATGGTTTCGCAGGAAGAGATCGCCGTTGCCGAGCGGTTACGCGACGTGGATCTGCCGCGTAATCCGCACCTCGCGATGACGACGTGGCGGAAACTGTACAACCAGGCCCTGACCGACGATTACCGAGAGCGCGGCATGGAGATCGGCAATCTGGATGAGATCGATGCGGCAGGCATGGCGTCGGGCGTCAATTTCTGTTTCCCGCATTTCTTCCTCTTGCCTGTCCACGGCGTCGCATCGTCCTATCGGATACGTCCGCTGGGCCCTGAAGAATGCCTGTTCGAACTCTGGTCGCTAAAGCGGTATCCTAAGGATGAGAAGCGCCCCGTCCCGGTCGCGCCGACGCCGAAGCCGCATGACGATCCCCAGTGGCCGGAAATCCCGCTACAGGATTATGCGAACCTGCCGCGCCAACAGCGGGGCCTTCACACCGGCGGCTTCGAATTCATGCGCCTGTCGAAAGAGAGCGAGGGTCTGATCAGCAATTATCAACGGCTGATCGATGGCTATATCGCGGGCGTGCCCAGCGACAAGCTGGCGCATGCAGCCATGAACGTGTCCGGAGGAATTGATCGCGAGGTTCTCGACTTGGGCTTTTAG
- a CDS encoding nuclear transport factor 2 family protein translates to MDEAIVRRLERIESTQAIQMLPSRYALAVDSRDIDTLVNLFVPGVDAGKWGRGRAGLRAFYESVLVGFYRSQHQICGHVFDFVDEDLATGTTYCRAEHEDGDNWVVMIMTYFDEYERVDGRWYFRKHLPSFFYATNIDERPCPPFAHWPDRDLNPKHFLGSHAYATWKTFWERQDSAAVDRLTHQR, encoded by the coding sequence ATGGATGAAGCGATCGTTCGCCGGCTGGAGCGAATCGAATCGACTCAGGCCATCCAGATGCTGCCTTCGCGTTACGCCTTGGCCGTCGATTCGCGTGACATCGACACATTGGTCAACCTCTTCGTGCCGGGGGTCGATGCCGGGAAATGGGGGCGGGGTCGCGCGGGTCTGCGCGCCTTCTATGAATCCGTCCTTGTGGGGTTCTACAGGAGCCAGCACCAGATCTGTGGTCATGTTTTCGACTTTGTCGACGAAGATCTGGCGACCGGCACGACTTACTGCCGAGCGGAGCACGAAGATGGCGACAACTGGGTAGTGATGATCATGACCTACTTCGATGAGTACGAGCGAGTTGACGGACGCTGGTATTTTCGCAAGCATCTCCCATCGTTCTTCTATGCGACCAATATCGATGAGCGGCCATGCCCACCATTTGCGCATTGGCCAGACCGGGACCTAAATCCGAAACATTTTCTTGGCTCGCATGCCTACGCGACGTGGAAGACTTTCTGGGAACGGCAGGACTCTGCAGCGGTCGACCGCCTTACTCACCAGCGCTAG
- a CDS encoding MFS transporter — MRWLPDLTRTVAILLALYALSLLDRNLISLMVAPMRADLGLSETQIGLLQGYAFAVFYVVCGVPLGLLADRAPRKFVIFGGVLLWSLATVSCGLARTFPELLLARFAVGVGEAALIPAAYSLLGDIAPRSQLALAMAVFTTGAMVGSGLSIILGGVLVQLLTAFGPVELFGVSFEPWQTTFVLVGAVGIPLTLLSLLLPEPRSFADGDVRRPDSQEAAGFVSFVGSHKGFLAVHFLGYAAIYTASAGGSGWAPVYLQQTFGWSTARIGAAVGAGVVVCGLAGSLLAGHWIQRQLQQGNHAAPLSYFAVGAIVVALLGGIAPWTGSGTTFVLLYVSTSFFTVCAAAAGTALTLVTPPPFRGRVAALFTMVFNLIGAGTGPLIVGATSQHFAGDHGLSVALTVTYVGSGMAAAGLLWIGARIMPPPIAPGSFAADP, encoded by the coding sequence ATGAGATGGCTGCCCGACCTCACGCGTACCGTCGCCATTCTTCTGGCGCTCTATGCACTTTCGTTGCTGGACAGGAACCTGATTTCCTTGATGGTCGCGCCGATGAGGGCCGATCTCGGTCTCAGCGAAACCCAGATCGGGCTCCTTCAGGGATATGCCTTTGCCGTATTCTATGTCGTCTGCGGCGTCCCACTCGGGCTTCTCGCAGACCGCGCTCCCCGCAAATTCGTTATTTTCGGCGGCGTGCTGTTATGGTCGCTGGCGACCGTCTCCTGCGGATTGGCTCGCACCTTTCCCGAATTACTGCTGGCCCGCTTCGCTGTCGGAGTTGGCGAGGCGGCTTTGATCCCGGCAGCCTATTCGCTGCTGGGAGATATTGCCCCGCGTTCCCAGCTCGCGTTGGCCATGGCGGTGTTTACCACTGGCGCCATGGTAGGTTCGGGCCTCTCGATCATTCTTGGCGGAGTGCTGGTTCAACTGTTGACCGCTTTTGGCCCGGTGGAGCTTTTCGGCGTATCTTTCGAGCCTTGGCAGACGACCTTCGTTCTCGTTGGCGCAGTGGGAATACCGCTGACCTTGCTTTCGCTGTTATTGCCAGAACCGCGAAGCTTCGCGGACGGCGATGTTCGCAGACCGGATAGTCAGGAAGCTGCCGGCTTCGTTTCGTTTGTCGGGTCACACAAGGGATTCCTCGCGGTCCATTTTTTGGGCTATGCTGCGATCTATACCGCCAGCGCCGGGGGCAGCGGCTGGGCGCCAGTCTATCTCCAGCAGACTTTTGGTTGGAGCACGGCCCGTATCGGTGCTGCGGTGGGCGCGGGGGTTGTCGTATGCGGATTGGCGGGTAGTCTGTTAGCCGGGCACTGGATTCAACGCCAGCTCCAGCAAGGTAACCATGCCGCTCCGCTTTCCTATTTTGCCGTTGGCGCCATTGTTGTCGCACTACTGGGGGGAATCGCGCCCTGGACTGGCAGCGGGACAACTTTCGTCCTGCTTTATGTTTCGACTTCCTTTTTCACCGTTTGCGCGGCGGCGGCGGGCACCGCTCTGACACTCGTCACACCGCCCCCGTTCCGGGGGCGGGTTGCCGCCCTTTTCACGATGGTGTTCAACTTGATTGGAGCCGGCACCGGCCCGCTTATCGTGGGGGCAACTTCTCAGCACTTTGCAGGAGATCACGGCCTGTCGGTCGCATTGACCGTCACCTACGTCGGCAGCGGAATGGCCGCCGCGGGTCTGTTATGGATCGGTGCCAGAATTATGCCGCCACCGATAGCTCCCGGCTCGTTCGCCGCCGACCCCTGA
- a CDS encoding AMP-binding protein gives MPGGFRVRWDGDLAARWRKSGAWLDTTLAILMRDLAVAEPDRVLLVEQGREYSAAALYDEAVLLASALRRRGLQPGDVLSYQIPNWYEGSVINVAAALAGLIVNPLVPIYREREVRFMMEDVGTRMVFVPEQFRGHDYAQMFEKVNETLDRPVDIVVLRGSRPSAQSYSELLASGVADDPLPQVDPDSIYVVMHTSGTTGRPKCVVHSHNSFMVQGEAHVIELATSDHEVNLVATPISHIAGIVVANLTPVIGGATVVLMDSWNPAEAVTLVEQYQANSCGGATPFLKGLLEAAKAAGTQLPSLTKAGCGGATVPPELIYQAHEWFPNVVAYRVYGCTEVPTATCGIRSRDDIEYGANTDGLIKHTEVKVVHAVTGAAMPQDQEGEILLRGANMMLGYLRLEDNEEAFDDEGFFRTGDLGRVVDGKYLLITGRKKDLIIRNGENLSPKEIEDALFTHPGISNVAVVGMPSEKTGEAVCAFVVAKPGYQFDLQEVFRHLVEYGLAKQKIPERVVSVESLPVSPQGKILKNELREMAKALVEGSK, from the coding sequence ATGCCCGGCGGCTTTCGCGTCCGCTGGGATGGCGATCTTGCGGCTCGATGGCGCAAGTCGGGTGCCTGGCTGGACACCACCCTGGCCATCCTGATGCGCGACCTCGCGGTTGCGGAGCCCGACCGGGTGCTGCTCGTGGAACAGGGCCGGGAATACAGTGCCGCCGCCCTGTACGACGAAGCCGTGTTGCTGGCGAGCGCCCTGCGCCGCCGCGGCTTGCAGCCCGGTGACGTGCTTTCATACCAGATACCCAACTGGTACGAGGGCTCGGTCATCAATGTCGCCGCAGCGTTGGCAGGCCTGATCGTGAACCCGCTGGTTCCGATCTACCGCGAACGCGAAGTTCGTTTCATGATGGAAGATGTCGGGACACGAATGGTTTTCGTGCCGGAACAGTTCCGTGGACACGACTATGCGCAGATGTTCGAGAAGGTGAACGAAACTCTCGATCGGCCTGTCGATATCGTTGTGTTGCGGGGAAGCCGGCCATCGGCGCAGAGCTATTCGGAGCTCCTGGCCTCTGGCGTGGCCGACGACCCACTGCCGCAGGTCGATCCGGATTCAATTTACGTCGTCATGCACACCTCCGGCACCACCGGCCGACCCAAATGCGTCGTTCACAGCCACAACAGCTTCATGGTCCAGGGCGAGGCGCACGTCATCGAACTTGCTACCAGCGATCACGAAGTGAACTTGGTCGCAACGCCCATTTCCCATATCGCGGGGATCGTGGTTGCCAACCTCACTCCGGTTATCGGCGGCGCCACTGTGGTTCTGATGGATTCATGGAACCCCGCAGAGGCGGTCACGCTGGTCGAACAATATCAGGCGAACAGCTGTGGTGGGGCGACGCCGTTCCTCAAGGGTCTTTTGGAGGCAGCGAAGGCTGCCGGCACCCAGTTGCCCAGTCTCACCAAGGCCGGTTGCGGCGGCGCGACCGTGCCGCCGGAATTGATCTATCAAGCGCACGAATGGTTCCCCAACGTCGTGGCCTATCGCGTTTATGGCTGTACCGAGGTACCGACCGCCACCTGCGGCATCCGCAGCCGGGACGACATCGAATATGGGGCCAACACCGACGGCCTCATCAAACATACCGAAGTCAAAGTCGTGCACGCCGTGACCGGCGCCGCCATGCCCCAGGATCAGGAAGGGGAGATTCTGTTGCGCGGGGCAAATATGATGCTGGGCTACCTGCGGCTCGAGGACAACGAGGAGGCGTTCGATGACGAAGGCTTCTTCCGCACCGGCGACCTTGGCCGGGTGGTGGACGGTAAGTATCTCCTCATTACCGGGCGCAAGAAGGACCTCATCATCCGGAACGGAGAGAATTTAAGTCCGAAGGAAATCGAGGATGCATTGTTCACTCATCCCGGCATAAGCAATGTCGCGGTAGTGGGCATGCCCAGCGAGAAGACCGGTGAAGCGGTTTGTGCTTTTGTCGTGGCTAAACCGGGCTATCAATTCGATCTGCAGGAAGTGTTTCGTCACCTTGTCGAATATGGGCTCGCCAAGCAGAAGATTCCGGAGCGGGTCGTCTCGGTCGAAAGTCTGCCCGTTTCGCCCCAGGGCAAAATCCTGAAGAATGAGCTTCGAGAGATGGCCAAGGCTCTGGTCGAGGGGAGCAAGTAG
- a CDS encoding SDR family NAD(P)-dependent oxidoreductase → MQECRGKVAVVTGGACGIGLGMSRALLDAGMKVIVADVRSEHLDEGRAALANLGDVRFLQLDVADRQAVIAAADEAERMFGKVHLLANNAGVGAQSDVADDDFALWDWLMAINVGGVVNGVKAFLPKLRAHGEGGHIVNTASFAAFLPIPGETSAYSISKASVWALTDALRLSLEGEHIGVSLLVPYVVQTRAMANLRVRAEDGQARQAFDLSEGMDPMEMGRIAVAGIIAGKDYIFASAEPEALMRARFDAVLQDLQWAAQREKA, encoded by the coding sequence ATGCAAGAATGCAGAGGCAAGGTCGCTGTCGTGACGGGCGGAGCCTGCGGAATTGGCCTCGGTATGAGCCGGGCACTCTTGGACGCCGGGATGAAAGTCATCGTCGCCGACGTGAGGTCGGAACATCTCGACGAAGGAAGGGCAGCGCTGGCCAATCTCGGCGATGTCAGGTTCCTGCAGCTCGACGTCGCTGATCGTCAGGCAGTCATCGCTGCGGCTGACGAAGCCGAGCGAATGTTCGGCAAGGTGCACCTGCTTGCCAACAACGCGGGCGTTGGCGCCCAAAGCGACGTTGCGGACGACGATTTCGCGCTCTGGGACTGGCTGATGGCCATCAACGTCGGAGGAGTCGTAAATGGCGTAAAAGCCTTCCTGCCGAAGCTTCGAGCGCATGGCGAAGGCGGGCACATTGTCAACACGGCATCGTTTGCCGCTTTTCTTCCCATTCCCGGCGAGACCAGCGCCTACAGCATTTCCAAAGCCTCCGTTTGGGCGCTCACGGACGCGCTGCGCCTAAGCCTCGAAGGTGAACACATCGGTGTTTCGTTGCTGGTGCCATACGTTGTCCAGACGCGGGCGATGGCCAATCTCCGAGTTAGAGCCGAGGACGGTCAGGCGCGGCAAGCCTTCGATCTTTCGGAAGGCATGGACCCCATGGAAATGGGCCGTATCGCCGTTGCCGGAATCATCGCCGGCAAGGATTACATTTTTGCAAGTGCCGAACCGGAAGCTTTGATGCGTGCGCGCTTCGACGCCGTACTGCAGGATTTGCAGTGGGCCGCCCAGCGAGAAAAGGCATGA
- a CDS encoding nuclear transport factor 2 family protein, whose product MNSESLPAEVQTLIDRQAISDCLQRYSRGIDRRDREILRSVYHEDAWDDHAVFCGPAEKFADWAYDFHAKYQTRHHHYILNHSCEFDGDVAHCETYYLFAGVNREGPEVTLSGGRYLDRFEKRDGRWAIAARKCLIEWMGTLNDVPSDPAYLAALASSGLSARSGEDSSYDRPLVVDRPEQVFPY is encoded by the coding sequence ATGAACAGTGAAAGCCTGCCAGCCGAGGTCCAGACGCTGATCGACCGTCAGGCCATCAGCGATTGCCTCCAGCGCTATTCGCGCGGTATCGACCGGAGGGATCGCGAAATACTGCGATCTGTCTATCATGAAGATGCCTGGGATGACCACGCTGTCTTCTGCGGCCCGGCGGAAAAGTTCGCAGACTGGGCTTATGACTTTCACGCGAAATACCAGACGCGCCATCACCATTACATCCTTAACCATAGCTGCGAATTCGATGGCGATGTGGCGCATTGCGAAACATACTACCTATTTGCAGGCGTCAATCGCGAGGGTCCCGAAGTGACCTTGTCCGGCGGGCGTTACCTCGACCGCTTCGAGAAGCGGGATGGTCGCTGGGCCATCGCGGCACGCAAATGCCTGATCGAATGGATGGGAACGCTCAATGATGTTCCTTCCGATCCCGCCTATCTGGCGGCGCTCGCGTCTTCCGGATTATCCGCGCGGAGCGGGGAAGACAGTTCCTATGATCGACCGCTCGTTGTCGACCGGCCCGAACAGGTATTTCCCTACTGA
- a CDS encoding TetR/AcrR family transcriptional regulator, which yields MTVSDGGKNSGKRKRQKAVVGRALIIAAARELFAERGYARTTTRDIASKANSSEVLLFRYFQSKANLFREAVVDPFDDFLKTFLEAQSAATGDEPFAGSQDFVDRLFSAFSEHREVLFALISTRLYEAGGAGRTGQRGRLQGIFPCRG from the coding sequence TTGACCGTTAGCGACGGCGGAAAAAACTCGGGAAAGCGCAAAAGGCAAAAGGCCGTTGTCGGCCGGGCCTTGATCATCGCGGCGGCGCGGGAATTGTTCGCAGAGCGTGGCTATGCCCGCACCACGACCCGAGACATCGCTTCAAAGGCAAATTCGAGCGAAGTGCTGCTATTCCGCTATTTCCAAAGCAAGGCGAACCTTTTTCGCGAGGCCGTGGTCGACCCCTTTGACGATTTCCTCAAGACTTTCCTGGAAGCGCAGTCGGCCGCAACAGGCGACGAGCCGTTCGCTGGTTCGCAGGATTTCGTCGATCGACTTTTCAGCGCCTTCAGCGAACATCGCGAAGTCCTGTTCGCGCTGATAAGCACCCGCCTGTATGAAGCGGGGGGAGCCGGAAGAACAGGTCAACGCGGTCGGCTTCAAGGAATATTTCCGTGTCGCGGTTGA
- a CDS encoding enoyl-CoA hydratase/isomerase family protein, with protein MSDTQDEILTDCPAPGVLRITLNRPDAGNAFTFAMYERLAEIFTETAYLPDVQAVILTATGRMFSVGHDLQNGGSSAQVPSGIGAAHASRLSARAINQLPALMRALPQPIIAAVNGTAAGAGYGLALNADLTIAARSAKFVNAFHNAGTGHEFGLSYLLPRAVGTQRAMELLLTGRHLPAEEAREIGLILRVVDDAALMDEALALADAIMLNAPLGTQITKQSVWLNLGATSLEAAMEMETRGQAVTAGTADRVEKRAAFFEKRRPEFKNQ; from the coding sequence ATGAGTGATACGCAAGACGAGATCCTGACCGACTGCCCTGCTCCGGGTGTCCTGCGCATAACCCTGAACCGTCCGGACGCCGGCAATGCCTTCACGTTTGCGATGTACGAACGCCTTGCGGAGATATTCACCGAGACGGCGTACCTCCCTGATGTGCAAGCCGTAATTCTGACCGCGACCGGCCGCATGTTCAGCGTTGGGCACGATCTGCAAAACGGTGGCAGCTCTGCCCAAGTGCCAAGCGGCATCGGCGCTGCACATGCCTCGCGCCTGTCCGCACGCGCTATCAACCAGTTGCCTGCACTCATGCGCGCCCTGCCCCAGCCAATCATCGCCGCGGTCAATGGCACCGCTGCCGGCGCCGGATACGGCCTGGCCCTGAACGCCGACCTTACTATCGCAGCGCGTTCGGCCAAGTTCGTCAACGCCTTCCATAATGCGGGCACGGGCCACGAATTCGGCCTGTCGTATCTCCTTCCACGCGCGGTTGGGACGCAGCGCGCCATGGAACTGCTCCTCACGGGGCGGCACCTCCCCGCCGAGGAAGCCCGCGAGATCGGACTCATCCTGCGCGTCGTCGATGACGCGGCGCTGATGGACGAGGCATTGGCGCTGGCCGATGCGATCATGCTCAACGCACCGTTAGGCACGCAGATCACCAAGCAGAGCGTGTGGCTCAACCTAGGGGCGACCAGCCTCGAAGCCGCGATGGAGATGGAGACGCGAGGCCAGGCCGTTACGGCCGGAACCGCCGACCGGGTCGAAAAGCGCGCCGCCTTTTTCGAAAAGCGACGCCCGGAGTTCAAGAACCAATAG